CTGAAACAACATTTTCCAGCAAGCTACGGCCTTTCTCTGCTGATAATTATCATGTATAGGCATTGATAACGCTTCAATATCGGTTTATCCATTTTTCGGACAAGCGGGAGGAAAACCCATGAAAACCATCGGTTTGCTGGGCGGGATGAGTTGGGAAAGCACGCTGACCTATTACCGGGAAATCAATGCCGGCGTTAAGAAGAAACTTGGCGGGCTGCACTCCGCCCGGATCGTCCTTTACAGCGTCGATTTCGATCCCATCGAGAAGCTTCAGCACCGCGGCGACTGGGAGGGTACCGCCCGGATTCTGTCCAATGCGGCCCGCAGCATCGAGGCCGGCGGGGCGGATTTTTTCCTGATCTGCACCAATACCATGCACAAGGTGGCCGAACAGGTCCAGGCAGCCGTTGAAATCCCCCTGTTGCACATCGCCGATGCCACGGCGACGGTGCTGCTGGAAAGCAAGATTCAGCGGGTAGGGTTGCTGGGCACGGCCTTTACCATGGAGCAGGATTTCTACAAGGGGCGCCTGATGGACAAGTATGGCCTGGAAGTGCTGATTCCCGGCGAGAAGGACCGCCGCCTTGTCCACGAAGTGATCTACAGGGAACTCTGCCTGGGTAAGATCAAACCGGAATCCAGACAGGCATATGCCGATA
This window of the uncultured Desulfosarcina sp. genome carries:
- a CDS encoding aspartate/glutamate racemase family protein, translating into MKTIGLLGGMSWESTLTYYREINAGVKKKLGGLHSARIVLYSVDFDPIEKLQHRGDWEGTARILSNAARSIEAGGADFFLICTNTMHKVAEQVQAAVEIPLLHIADATATVLLESKIQRVGLLGTAFTMEQDFYKGRLMDKYGLEVLIPGEKDRRLVHEVIYRELCLGKIKPESRQAYADIVDSLAQNGAEAVILGCTEIGLLINQADTSVALYDTSLIHAEKAVALALAE